The Daucus carota subsp. sativus chromosome 9, DH1 v3.0, whole genome shotgun sequence genome window below encodes:
- the LOC108201924 gene encoding GDSL esterase/lipase At5g33370-like: protein MATSCFASFGCLFLCVSLAFGVLIMASLKAEARAFFVFGDSLVDSGNNNYLATTARADSPPYGIDYPTGQPTGRFSNGLNIPDLISEQIGSESALPYLSPELTGEKLLIGANFASAGIGILNDTGIQFANILRMPRQLEYFAEYKERVSSLVGAEQMDRLVKGGLVLIVLGGNDFVNNYYLVPYSLRSLRYSLPDYVRLIISEYKKILMQIYDLGGRRVVVTGVGPLGCVPAELGQRRNNGKCSAELERAAGLYEPRFQQMLKELNSEVGADIFVAANTNLMNSDFISNPQAFGFITSQEACCGQGPNNGLGLCNRFSNLCPDRSLYAFWDPFHPTERACRFIVQQMMLGSSKYMSPMNLSTIMALDSRI from the exons ATGGCTACTTCCTGTTTTGCCAGCTTTGGCTGTTTATTCTTATGTGTTTCTTTGGCTTTCGGAGTTCTCATCATGGCTAGTTTGAAGGCTGAGGCTCGTGCATTCTTTGTTTTCGGAGACTCATTAGTTGACAGTggcaataataattatttagccACCACTGCCAGGGCTGATTCTCCGCCTTATGGGATTGATTATCCTACAGGCCAACCCACAGGGCGTTTCTCTAACGGCCTTAATATTCCTGACTTAATCA GTGAGCAAATCGGGTCTGAGTCAGCATTGCCTTACTTGAGTCCGGAACTGACAGGGGAGAAACTACTAATTGGTGCAAATTTTGCTTCTGCTGGGATTGGAATACTAAACGACACTGGAATCCAGTTT GCAAATATTTTACGAATGCCAAGACAACTAGAATACTTTGCAGAGTACAAGGAACGAGTAAGTTCATTAGTAGGAGCTGAGCAAATGGATCGACTGGTTAAGGGCGGGCTTGTGCTCATTGTTTTAGGGGGCAATGACTTCGTGAACAATTACTATCTTGTACCTTATTCTCTAAGGTCTCTCCGGTATTCACTTCCTGATTATGTTCGCCTTATCATCTCTGAGTACAAGAAAATTTTAATG CAAATATATGATCTGGGAGGTCGGAGAGTTGTCGTGACAGGCGTTGGACCCTTAGGCTGTGTGCCTGCAGAATTAGGTCAGCGCCGCAACAATGGAAAGTGTTCAGCTGAGTTGGAAAGAGCAGCTGGTCTATACGAACCCCGATTCCAGCAAATGCTTAAGGAGCTCAATTCTGAAGTAGGAGCTGATATCTTCGTTGCTGCCAATACTAATCTCATGAACTCTGATTTTATCTCCAATCCACAAGCCTTTG GATTTATTACTTCACAAGAAGCATGTTGTGGGCAAGGTCCAAACAACGGACTCGGGCTCTGCAATCGATTTTCTAACTTGTGCCCGGACAGAAGCTTGTATGCATTCTGGGATCCATTCCATCCAACTGAAAGGGCTTGTCGGTTCATCGTTCAACAAATGATGCTAGGTTCCAGCAAATACATGAGCCCAATGAATCTTAGTACCATAATGGCCTTGGATTCTAGAATCTAA
- the LOC108200760 gene encoding uncharacterized protein LOC108200760, whose product MKLIRVPAVKPPAVLFAKASNLSSNVRWVHQNLGNSVVKFRVAMGTSPTHSSKLSAPGSYQAVVSDIGSHEFENFDGKMIKLEEGIEKVIYGCRFLAILAVWGSLVGSFLCFIKGCAYVVAAFGEYMVNRPKVIELLVEAIDIYLLGTVMLVFGMGLYELFISNLDMKKYMSDQRSSHRSNLLGLFTLKERPRWLEIKSVNELKTKLGHVIVMLLLIGLLEKSKKALIISSTDLLCFSASILLSSGCLFLLSRLNGSK is encoded by the exons ATGAAACTGATTAGAGTTCCAGCAGTTAAACCCCCTGCAGTTCTGTTTGCAAAAGCATCGAATTTGAGTTCGAATGTGAGATGGGTTCATCAGAATCTTGGAAATTCTGTAGTCAAATTCAGGGTGGCTATGGGAACTAGCCCAACTCATAGCAGCAAGTTGTCTGCACCTGGTTCTTACCAGGCAGTTGTTTCGGATATCGGGTCTCAtgagtttgaaaattttgatgggAAAATGATTAAATTGGAAGAGGGTATAGAAAAG gtTATATATGGATGCAGATTCCTGGCAATCCTTGCAGTTTGGGGGTCTTTAGTAGGATCTTTTTTGTGTTTCATCAAG GGGTGTGCATATGTTGTAGCAGCTTTCGGAGAATACATGGTGAACCGGCCTAAGGTGATAGAACTTCTGGTTGAGGCCATAG ATATCTATCTTCTAGGAACAGTAATGTTAGTGTTTGGCATGGGCCTTTACGAGCTCTTCATCAGCAACCTCGATATGAAAAAATACATGTCAGATCAAAGATCTTCACACAGATCAAATCTTTTGGGGTTATTTACTCTTAAG GAAAGACCGCGATGGTTAGAAATAAAATCTGTGAATGAGCTGAAAACCAAACTTGGCCATGTAATTGTGATGCTGCTTCTGATAGGATTACTGGAGAAAAGTAAGAAAGCGCTTATTATATCATCGACAGATCTGCTTTGCTTCTCAGCTTCGATCCTTCTTTCTTCTGGTTGCTTGTTTCTGCTCTCGAGGCTCAATGGCTCAAAGTAG